A genomic window from Alkalihalobacillus sp. AL-G includes:
- a CDS encoding transglycosylase domain-containing protein, producing MVKRTTRLAIWVLVLIAFSLLGYLGIVFAGNYVIDEKDLVMSSASKLVNENGDVITKLYAQNRELVEIEDIPEHVQQAFIAIEDRRFYDHSGIDFQAILRALYKDILAGSKVEGGSTITQQLAKNIFLSNDKTWLRKTKEVIIAINLERKYTKKEILEMYLNQIYFGHGAYGIQSASKLLFGKEVSELTLEEGALIAGLPKAPNGYSPIDHPEKSKKRRDLVLSLMGELDFITAEQAVRAQGKTISLDVHRLEKNPAYLTYIDMVLDEAKERFSLSTMEVLKGGYKIVVPMNPTAQEASYKAFQNDTYFKGSDKTVSPQGAFVLMDPNNGGVLAVQGGRDYVRRGFNRVNAKRQPGSTFKPLAVYGPALEMKKWDPYSLLKDEHLDYNGYNPENYDGNYQGTVSMYNAIVDSINAPAVWLLNEIGMTRSLDYLKKLGMNIEERQLGVALGGLDEGVSPLQITSAFSTFANNGYRVEPYFIEAIYDRDGKMIGETDPKKEKVFSRQTAWYMTKMLRSVITEGTGRKGSVQTELAGKTGTTTFEQVEGANKDLWFAGYTSDAVGAVWIGYDRTTKQRYMRGTSSDPTVMFKEILNAIPEQHNLAFQKPKGVKELEPPIKLVEINDLYARFTFGRFGVPGVELAWTPSEDERLMYKIYMQTENGSVKIDTVIGKGRYMVVTPKLFTFPEFYVVPFNPLIKKNGEPSNRVSSSLFE from the coding sequence GTGGTGAAGCGAACAACGCGTTTGGCAATTTGGGTTTTAGTCCTAATTGCTTTTTCATTACTTGGTTATTTAGGAATTGTTTTTGCAGGAAACTATGTTATTGATGAAAAAGACCTCGTGATGAGCTCTGCATCGAAACTTGTAAATGAAAACGGGGATGTCATTACGAAGTTGTATGCGCAAAACCGTGAACTTGTGGAAATTGAAGATATTCCAGAACATGTGCAACAGGCATTTATTGCAATAGAAGATAGACGGTTCTATGACCATTCCGGTATTGATTTTCAAGCCATCTTACGTGCGCTTTATAAGGATATTTTAGCGGGAAGCAAGGTTGAAGGGGGGAGCACGATCACCCAACAACTTGCCAAGAATATTTTCCTATCGAATGATAAAACGTGGTTAAGGAAGACGAAGGAAGTAATCATCGCAATAAATCTAGAGCGGAAATATACAAAAAAAGAAATCCTGGAGATGTATTTGAATCAAATTTATTTCGGACATGGTGCATACGGAATTCAGTCTGCCTCAAAATTACTTTTTGGAAAAGAAGTAAGCGAACTGACACTAGAAGAAGGGGCACTGATCGCGGGTCTGCCGAAAGCCCCGAACGGGTACTCTCCGATAGACCATCCTGAAAAAAGCAAAAAGCGAAGAGACTTAGTCCTTTCATTAATGGGGGAGCTCGATTTTATTACGGCAGAACAAGCGGTGAGGGCACAAGGGAAAACCATTTCTCTTGATGTACACAGGTTAGAGAAGAATCCAGCTTATTTAACATATATCGATATGGTTCTTGACGAGGCGAAGGAACGATTCTCCCTTTCGACTATGGAAGTGTTGAAGGGCGGTTATAAAATTGTCGTCCCGATGAACCCAACTGCACAAGAGGCTTCCTACAAAGCTTTTCAGAACGATACGTATTTTAAAGGTAGTGATAAAACGGTTTCTCCTCAAGGGGCTTTCGTCTTGATGGATCCTAATAACGGTGGTGTACTTGCTGTCCAGGGTGGAAGAGACTACGTTCGACGTGGGTTTAATCGGGTAAATGCGAAACGGCAGCCTGGTTCCACGTTCAAGCCCCTAGCTGTCTATGGCCCTGCATTAGAAATGAAGAAATGGGATCCATACTCATTATTGAAGGATGAGCATCTTGACTATAATGGCTACAATCCTGAAAACTATGATGGGAACTATCAAGGTACTGTATCTATGTATAATGCCATTGTAGATTCGATAAATGCTCCTGCTGTATGGCTTTTAAATGAGATTGGTATGACACGATCACTGGACTATTTGAAAAAACTAGGGATGAACATTGAGGAGAGGCAGTTGGGGGTTGCATTAGGAGGCTTGGATGAGGGTGTATCCCCATTGCAGATTACGAGTGCGTTTTCTACATTTGCAAACAATGGATACCGTGTCGAACCTTATTTTATTGAAGCGATTTATGACCGGGATGGAAAGATGATTGGGGAGACGGACCCGAAAAAGGAGAAGGTCTTTTCAAGGCAAACGGCTTGGTATATGACAAAAATGCTACGATCTGTCATTACAGAAGGTACGGGAAGGAAAGGCAGCGTCCAAACTGAACTGGCAGGGAAGACAGGAACGACCACATTTGAACAGGTGGAGGGTGCGAACAAAGACCTCTGGTTTGCGGGGTATACTTCTGACGCAGTAGGGGCGGTTTGGATCGGGTACGATCGTACGACGAAACAGAGGTATATGAGGGGGACAAGCTCAGATCCCACCGTGATGTTTAAGGAGATCCTGAATGCCATTCCCGAACAGCATAATCTAGCCTTTCAAAAGCCAAAAGGGGTTAAGGAGCTCGAACCACCGATTAAATTGGTCGAGATAAACGACTTGTATGCTCGGTTCACATTTGGGCGTTTCGGAGTACCTGGTGTGGAGTTGGCTTGGACCCCATCTGAGGACGAACGGCTGATGTACAAGATCTATATGCAAACAGAAAACGGAAGCGTAAAGATCGATACAGTTATCGGGAAAGGTCGGTATATGGTCGTAACTCCAAAACTGTTTACCTTTCCTGAATTTTACGTTGTTCCATTCAATCCACTTATAAAAAAGAACGGAGAACCATCAAATCGTGTTTCAAGTTCGTTATTTGAATGA
- a CDS encoding methyl-accepting chemotaxis protein, producing MFKKLQSKLMLVMALILSVSLFLVALLTYQQVNDTIEGNVEVQTQSMVDQMSNHISLYLENIEQTMKRYSRDERVITHMKTANAGDSIKTTWAIVDRDFSHYLELNQNVALLYTASVSKQMDTSPVIELPEDYDPTTRPWYKSAIENKAEVIWTKPYEDAASGEYVLTAAKTVLDPNTDEVLGVVAMDISLNNLATVVSSTPVQFGGYAFLLDQSGMALVHPTLKGEQLVEKHEYAKKMYESGSTDGKVDYSEKDEDRLIYYNTIEKTGWKIGTSFPKQALSKEAGDIRNSILLIAFIIIIIAIAVSYFIARGITRPVQELRDQVNKVASGDLTVTVQSKSNDEIGELTNHFNVMVNKMRNLIESVQSSSYRVTESAENMSAVAEETIASSEEVARAVSDIARGSTQQASDAETTHLRAVNLSEEIEKVNQQTLAMKERSKEAETTNQKGMEQVTTLRSKNNESNKVLSSVENVISDLNEKIKEVEEVILTINEISEKTNLLALNAGIEAARAGESGKGFAVVANEVRKLAEQSSVATERVKGILKGIENESKRVGIEMDHTKVISGEQNEAVEDTEKAFIMLGESMKEIVTFIDSIGSDVEKMNDHKEAVMESIQNISAVAQQAAASSEEVSASTDEQQNALETVGETAEALSDASEQLIELIKQFTVVEKE from the coding sequence ATGTTCAAAAAGCTTCAAAGTAAACTTATGCTCGTGATGGCACTTATTTTATCAGTATCACTATTTCTTGTCGCATTGCTTACCTATCAACAGGTAAACGATACGATTGAGGGGAATGTCGAAGTACAAACACAATCGATGGTGGATCAAATGTCCAACCATATTTCTCTTTATCTGGAAAACATAGAACAAACGATGAAGAGGTACAGTCGTGATGAACGGGTCATTACACATATGAAAACAGCCAATGCAGGTGATTCAATTAAGACAACCTGGGCTATCGTTGATCGGGACTTTTCTCATTATTTGGAACTGAATCAAAATGTTGCTCTTTTATATACCGCTAGTGTTTCAAAACAAATGGATACATCACCGGTGATCGAGCTACCAGAAGACTATGATCCAACAACACGTCCATGGTATAAAAGTGCAATTGAAAATAAGGCAGAAGTAATTTGGACAAAGCCATATGAAGATGCGGCTTCGGGTGAATACGTTTTGACTGCAGCGAAAACAGTACTAGATCCTAACACGGATGAGGTACTTGGGGTTGTGGCTATGGATATCAGCTTAAATAATCTTGCAACTGTTGTATCCAGTACACCTGTACAATTTGGCGGGTACGCATTCTTATTAGATCAGTCGGGAATGGCGTTAGTTCATCCAACACTTAAGGGTGAACAGCTTGTTGAAAAGCACGAATATGCTAAAAAGATGTATGAATCCGGATCTACAGATGGAAAAGTCGATTACTCAGAAAAGGATGAGGACCGCCTAATCTATTACAATACGATTGAGAAGACTGGATGGAAAATCGGTACTTCTTTCCCAAAACAAGCATTATCGAAAGAAGCTGGAGACATTCGGAATAGCATCTTGCTCATAGCCTTCATCATCATCATTATTGCGATCGCAGTCAGTTATTTTATTGCAAGAGGGATTACAAGGCCAGTTCAGGAGCTGAGAGATCAGGTCAATAAGGTTGCTTCCGGTGATTTGACTGTCACCGTTCAAAGCAAGAGTAACGATGAAATCGGTGAGTTGACCAATCATTTTAATGTAATGGTCAATAAAATGCGGAACTTGATTGAGTCGGTTCAATCGTCCTCATACCGTGTAACTGAATCCGCAGAGAACATGAGTGCGGTTGCTGAAGAAACGATCGCTTCAAGTGAGGAAGTCGCTCGGGCTGTATCCGATATTGCGCGCGGCTCCACACAGCAGGCATCGGATGCTGAAACGACACATCTACGTGCTGTCAATCTATCAGAAGAAATTGAAAAGGTTAATCAGCAAACCCTTGCCATGAAAGAACGGTCGAAGGAAGCAGAGACCACCAACCAAAAAGGGATGGAACAGGTTACCACATTACGTTCTAAAAATAATGAATCCAATAAGGTATTATCTTCGGTTGAGAATGTGATATCCGACCTCAATGAAAAGATCAAGGAAGTTGAGGAAGTCATTTTAACCATTAATGAAATATCTGAAAAAACGAATTTACTCGCGTTGAATGCTGGAATTGAGGCTGCACGAGCAGGTGAAAGCGGCAAAGGATTCGCTGTCGTTGCGAATGAAGTTCGTAAGCTTGCCGAGCAATCATCCGTTGCAACAGAACGCGTAAAAGGGATTCTTAAAGGAATTGAAAATGAATCCAAGCGGGTCGGCATTGAAATGGATCACACGAAAGTGATCTCGGGTGAACAGAATGAAGCAGTGGAAGATACAGAGAAAGCGTTCATCATGTTAGGTGAGTCTATGAAAGAAATTGTCACCTTTATCGATTCAATCGGTTCTGATGTTGAAAAAATGAATGACCATAAAGAGGCAGTAATGGAGTCCATTCAAAACATTTCTGCAGTAGCACAGCAAGCGGCAGCATCTTCGGAAGAAGTGAGCGCATCAACTGATGAGCAGCAAAACGCACTGGAAACAGTCGGTGAAACAGCCGAAGCACTAAGTGATGCAAGCGAACAGCTGATCGAATTGATCAAGCAGTTTACAGTGGTAGAAAAAGAGTAA
- the hemE gene encoding uroporphyrinogen decarboxylase → MTKPFNDQFLRACRGEEVTHVPVWYMRQAGRSQPEYRKLKEKYSLFDITHRPEICADVTRLPVEQYDVDAAILYKDIMTPLPAIGVDVEIKSGIGPVIDNPIRSKADVERLGEIDPEQDVPYVLDTIKLLREQLSVPLISFAGAPFTLASYMIEGGPSKNYYKTKAFMYSEPESWFLLMDKLGDTTIRYVKSQIKAGAQAIQIFDSWVGTLNVADYRTFIKPVMERIFTELKEENVPLITFGVGASHLANEWNELPVDVVGLDWRLPIREARSLGINKTVQGNLEPALLLAPWNVIEERTKEILDRGMESSKFIFNLGHGVFPDVNPDTLKRLTAFVHEYSSK, encoded by the coding sequence ATGACAAAACCATTTAACGACCAATTCCTACGTGCTTGCCGTGGTGAAGAGGTTACTCACGTTCCAGTTTGGTATATGAGACAGGCGGGACGATCACAGCCTGAGTACCGAAAATTAAAAGAAAAATATTCCTTGTTCGACATTACACATCGTCCGGAGATTTGCGCAGATGTAACAAGGTTGCCAGTTGAACAATATGATGTTGATGCAGCGATCCTATATAAAGATATTATGACTCCACTTCCAGCGATCGGCGTGGATGTCGAAATCAAATCAGGGATTGGTCCGGTCATCGATAATCCAATCCGTTCTAAAGCAGATGTAGAACGTTTAGGCGAAATTGACCCCGAACAAGATGTTCCATATGTATTGGATACGATTAAACTGTTGCGGGAGCAGCTTTCCGTACCGCTCATCAGTTTCGCAGGGGCTCCTTTTACACTAGCAAGCTATATGATAGAGGGCGGTCCATCAAAGAATTATTATAAAACGAAGGCGTTCATGTATTCTGAGCCTGAATCCTGGTTCTTACTCATGGACAAGCTAGGTGATACTACGATTCGCTATGTTAAATCACAAATAAAAGCCGGTGCTCAGGCGATCCAAATTTTCGATTCGTGGGTCGGTACTTTAAACGTTGCGGATTACCGGACATTCATTAAGCCGGTTATGGAACGGATTTTTACAGAGTTGAAGGAAGAAAACGTTCCGCTCATTACATTCGGTGTTGGAGCAAGCCATCTTGCTAATGAATGGAATGAACTACCGGTTGATGTCGTCGGTCTCGACTGGAGATTGCCGATAAGAGAAGCAAGATCATTAGGAATCAATAAAACAGTTCAAGGGAACCTTGAGCCGGCACTTCTCCTAGCACCATGGAACGTAATCGAAGAACGGACAAAGGAAATCCTTGACCGAGGAATGGAATCATCAAAATTCATTTTCAACCTTGGACATGGTGTTTTTCCTGATGTAAACCCAGATACATTAAAGCGTTTAACTGCGTTTGTCCACGAATATTCGTCGAAATAA
- the hemH gene encoding ferrochelatase yields the protein MAKRKVGILVMAYGTPRSPEEIQPYYTHIRRGRKPAPEDLQDLTDRYEAIGGVSPLAKITADQTQKLEEAMNELYDDIEFKAYLGLKHIDPYVEDAVRQMNKDGIKEAISIVLAPHYSTFSVKSYNGRAIEEAEKLGGPEITPVDSWYSEPGYISYWAKRIKETFGRIPESEHDKTVVIFSAHSLPQKIIQMGDPYPDQLQETADLIAEEAGINHYTIGWQSAGNTPDPWIGPDVQDLTQDLFEQDGYQHFIYCPVGFVAEHLEVLYDNDYECKVVTDRLGAHYYRPEMPNAKPEFIDCLARVVSKKFEGRDQS from the coding sequence TTGGCAAAACGAAAAGTTGGGATTTTGGTGATGGCTTACGGGACACCGAGAAGTCCTGAAGAAATTCAACCATATTATACACATATACGTCGGGGAAGAAAGCCGGCACCAGAGGATTTGCAGGATTTAACGGATCGATATGAAGCTATTGGCGGCGTTTCACCACTTGCTAAAATCACCGCTGATCAGACACAAAAGCTTGAAGAGGCGATGAATGAGCTTTATGATGACATCGAATTCAAAGCGTACCTCGGACTAAAGCATATTGATCCATATGTCGAGGATGCTGTCCGTCAAATGAATAAGGATGGTATAAAGGAAGCAATCAGCATCGTTCTTGCCCCTCATTATTCAACATTCTCAGTAAAATCTTACAATGGACGTGCGATCGAAGAGGCGGAGAAGCTGGGGGGACCAGAAATCACACCGGTTGACAGCTGGTATAGTGAACCAGGATACATTTCCTATTGGGCAAAACGGATTAAAGAAACGTTTGGCAGAATTCCTGAATCAGAGCATGATAAAACGGTGGTCATCTTTTCAGCGCATAGCTTACCTCAAAAGATCATTCAAATGGGAGACCCTTACCCGGATCAATTACAAGAAACAGCAGATTTGATTGCGGAGGAAGCAGGTATCAACCATTATACGATTGGTTGGCAGAGCGCCGGAAATACACCGGATCCATGGATTGGACCGGATGTTCAGGATTTGACACAGGATTTATTTGAACAGGACGGATATCAGCATTTCATATATTGCCCAGTCGGTTTCGTGGCTGAGCACCTTGAGGTTTTATATGACAACGATTATGAATGTAAAGTCGTTACCGATCGTTTAGGTGCACACTATTATCGTCCCGAAATGCCGAATGCTAAACCGGAATTCATCGACTGCCTCGCTCGAGTGGTTTCGAAAAAGTTTGAAGGCCGTGACCAATCATGA
- the hemY gene encoding protoporphyrinogen oxidase, with protein sequence MKRIVIVGGGITGLSAAFYLQKEINEKKMEASVTLVESGNRLGGKIQTIKQDGFVIERGPDSFLARKKSMSNLIEEAGLADELVHNQTGQAYILHDTKLHPIPEGAVMGIPTEVSPFVKSGLFSLKGKARAGFDLFLPSKKVVGDQAVGTFFRRRLGDEVVDHLIEPLLSGIYAGNIDQLSLQSTFPQFQQVEEQHRSLILGMKSNRPKKQPKSSKGVFLTLKSGLTSLVEALEKKLTVDVEIRKNQKVTSFEKSNETYKVRLDNGDVLDADQVIFTIPALKAAPLFVADIQKHLEEAPATSVATIAMAFPESAVPNDLNGTGFVVSRKSPYTITACTWTNKKWPHTTPEGYVLLRCYVGKAEDQSIVDESDETILKAVLDDLKETMNIQVRPEFYYVSRWKQAMPQYLVGHKSKRDLLEKKLGEKFPGIHLVGASFDGIGLPDCVQSGEKAANKVIEKIKAM encoded by the coding sequence ATGAAAAGGATCGTCATTGTGGGTGGAGGGATCACAGGTCTTTCCGCCGCTTTTTATTTGCAAAAAGAAATCAACGAAAAGAAGATGGAAGCGAGTGTCACATTAGTAGAGTCAGGAAATCGTCTTGGTGGTAAAATCCAGACGATCAAACAGGATGGATTTGTAATTGAACGCGGACCCGATTCTTTTTTGGCAAGGAAAAAAAGTATGAGCAATCTGATTGAAGAAGCTGGGCTTGCGGATGAACTTGTTCATAATCAAACGGGACAAGCCTATATTCTTCATGATACGAAGCTTCATCCTATTCCTGAAGGCGCTGTAATGGGGATTCCGACTGAAGTGAGCCCATTTGTGAAAAGTGGCTTGTTTTCGTTAAAAGGAAAGGCTCGGGCTGGATTCGATCTTTTTTTACCTTCAAAAAAAGTTGTTGGTGATCAAGCGGTCGGTACCTTTTTCCGCAGAAGATTAGGCGATGAGGTCGTCGACCATCTCATTGAACCTCTTTTATCCGGCATTTATGCAGGGAACATTGATCAGCTCAGCTTACAATCTACGTTTCCACAGTTTCAACAAGTAGAAGAACAGCATCGTAGTCTAATTCTCGGTATGAAGTCCAACCGTCCAAAGAAACAGCCGAAGTCGTCGAAAGGTGTGTTTCTTACATTGAAAAGTGGGTTGACGTCACTGGTCGAAGCATTGGAAAAGAAATTAACTGTTGACGTGGAAATACGTAAGAACCAAAAAGTAACCTCATTTGAGAAAAGTAATGAGACTTATAAAGTTCGATTAGACAATGGGGACGTGCTTGATGCCGATCAAGTGATCTTTACAATTCCAGCCTTGAAAGCTGCTCCATTGTTTGTTGCGGATATTCAGAAACACCTCGAAGAAGCACCGGCGACTTCTGTGGCAACGATTGCGATGGCATTCCCTGAATCTGCAGTACCCAATGACCTGAACGGAACCGGTTTTGTCGTATCTAGAAAATCTCCCTATACGATTACAGCATGCACTTGGACGAATAAAAAATGGCCACATACAACACCTGAAGGGTATGTACTATTACGATGCTATGTTGGAAAAGCTGAGGACCAGTCGATTGTGGATGAAAGTGATGAGACAATCCTTAAGGCAGTCCTCGATGATTTGAAGGAAACCATGAATATCCAGGTACGACCGGAGTTTTACTATGTATCAAGATGGAAGCAGGCGATGCCTCAGTATCTAGTCGGACATAAAAGTAAGAGAGATCTCCTAGAGAAGAAGTTAGGTGAAAAGTTTCCAGGTATTCACTTAGTAGGTGCTTCCTTTGATGGTATCGGATTACCCGATTGCGTACAATCAGGAGAAAAAGCGGCGAATAAAGTGATTGAAAAAATTAAAGCAATGTAG
- a CDS encoding ATP-binding protein: MAELIKPIVVNISLIVSLAFLANMVFPFRSNDYLTFKKQVFFGLISSIAALLCMLYPVDTFRSTVFDLRTVPLMVVTLYAGFAPGAICALIICIARLGIGGDYAWIGVMITVIALLTAFGFSKTFAESNKRWKPSLVAGFLYFLFYILIINIYLDFVPNYFYLVYFIPFFLTYFLMVVLIDRLLKINMQLDETIYLGKLSVLGQMAASIAHEIRNPLTTIRGMIQFLAIDTKDEQLKQYSPLLIDELDRSNKIITDYLTLVKPGELKLEKFDLQKVVQDTINLLMPLGAFHNVEIKSKITGSYKVKADEQQFKQCLINIIKNGIEAIDGNGVIRIKANYKHPDQVLLLIEDNGSGMTKNELEKIGLPYYTTKTKGTGLGTMITFRLIQNMGGSVQYKSILDKGTVVIISLPIID, from the coding sequence ATGGCTGAGTTGATCAAACCGATTGTCGTAAATATATCATTAATCGTTTCATTGGCTTTTTTAGCGAATATGGTTTTTCCATTTCGATCTAACGATTACTTAACCTTTAAGAAGCAAGTTTTCTTTGGACTGATCAGTTCGATTGCGGCATTATTATGTATGCTTTATCCTGTTGATACATTTCGGTCAACAGTTTTCGATCTGCGTACGGTCCCCCTTATGGTCGTAACCCTATATGCTGGGTTTGCTCCAGGGGCTATTTGTGCTCTCATTATCTGTATTGCCCGCCTTGGGATCGGTGGTGACTATGCTTGGATCGGTGTAATGATTACAGTTATTGCATTATTGACTGCTTTCGGGTTTTCCAAGACATTTGCTGAATCAAATAAACGATGGAAGCCAAGCCTTGTTGCCGGTTTCCTCTATTTTCTGTTTTATATCTTGATTATAAATATTTACTTGGACTTTGTTCCGAATTATTTTTATTTGGTCTATTTTATCCCATTTTTTCTAACCTATTTTCTGATGGTCGTTTTGATTGATCGTCTTTTGAAAATTAATATGCAGCTTGACGAAACGATTTATCTTGGGAAGTTATCTGTCCTTGGACAAATGGCTGCTTCAATCGCGCATGAAATTCGGAACCCACTCACTACGATACGTGGTATGATCCAATTCCTTGCTATTGATACGAAGGATGAACAATTAAAGCAATATAGCCCCCTCTTAATCGATGAACTTGATAGGAGCAACAAAATCATCACAGATTATTTAACACTTGTAAAACCAGGTGAATTAAAGCTCGAAAAGTTCGATTTACAGAAGGTAGTCCAGGATACAATAAATTTGCTGATGCCTCTCGGGGCTTTTCATAATGTTGAAATAAAAAGTAAAATAACAGGTTCCTATAAGGTCAAGGCAGATGAGCAGCAATTCAAGCAATGCCTGATCAATATTATTAAAAATGGAATCGAAGCTATTGACGGAAATGGTGTTATTCGTATTAAAGCAAACTATAAGCATCCTGATCAGGTATTATTATTGATTGAGGATAACGGGAGTGGCATGACGAAAAATGAGCTTGAAAAAATAGGTTTACCTTATTATACAACTAAAACGAAAGGAACTGGACTAGGTACGATGATCACTTTCCGTCTAATCCAGAATATGGGTGGATCAGTCCAGTACAAGAGTATTTTAGATAAGGGGACAGTGGTAATCATTAGCCTGCCTATTATCGATTGA